GTGCCTTATGATAATGTCGGAAGCTGTTGCCTAAGTGGCCTGATGAGTTTTAATGCTAAAACATTCTTTATCAGACAATTGAACACATAGATGCTAAAACGGTGACTGACAGATAAGTGCCACAGATGCCAAGCTTGGGGCACAGCAATTGCACTatgaaaacacaaattaagATTTAGATGATCCCAGTCAAATGATGTTACAATTGAGGTAAATATCTAGGGAGACTGATAGAATTGACTGAATACTATTTTCAACAACACGTGTGAGGTTAGAGTATTcattaaaaaatgaataatggATAGTGATCGGAACTTCCAAAGCGTTGAGCTAAGGAATATATACTTGACAATTACATACTTTATCTCGTATTAAATTCgagaaaaatgcatttattatgAGATACCTCGTTTAGTTTGGTAAATATTTCGTATACGCCATTGCTAAGAACATGAATGCTCAACATAGGgtaatttaatcatttttataaccgttactcgtaatgtaaaagggtatactagattcgttgaaaagtatgtaacaggcaaaaggaagcgtttccgaccatatatgtatattctttatcaggaccaatagccgagtttatctggccatgtccgtccgtctgtccgcctgACCGTCCGTTagaacgtcgagatctccgaaattataaaaactagAAAGCAGACTCCAGCGAGTCtacgcccaaacttttgaaaaatattttcatattctTTTATTAGAATTGTacataacgcccacaaaccaacaaaaagtAACCACGTCCACACATTGTATTagacttgtaaatttttctcaAATTGCCTAACATCTTTTTTGCCACGTTTACTCTAACacccaccaaaaactgtcggtgttaaaatttctccttcgcacttttaCTAGCTGAGTcacgggtatcagatagtcggggaactcgactatagcgttctctcttgttaattCTAAGTACGTGTGGGCGGCAAAAGATTTGAAACACAGCTTCGTTGCAGTTTGGCATTTTCTGCAATGATGAATGGAAGTTGTCTATGGTGGGAACCATAAACAACCTGGGACAATTCTTCGGCATTCCCATCGGAGGCTTTGTAGCGGATCGGTAAGAGTAGACAACATCTTATACTTTATGTTCCTTGCTCACAAAACGTTTGTACAGATATGGGCGGAGTTTCTCAATCGCTCTAGGCGGAATATTGGGAGCCGTGCTTGGCATAATTCGCTCCTTCTCGCCCAGCTATGGTTGGTTTCTAGTGTTCGAGTTTCTGGACAACATGACCAGCAGTACGCTGTACTCCACCTGTTTCGTGATTGGGATCGAGCTGGTGGGACCCAAGCGACGCGTGCTAGCGTGCAGCGTGATTACGGTATTTTACGCGGTGGGTGAGGTGCTGCTCGCCATGTCGGCCAAGGTGTTCCATGATTGGCGGATGCTACTGCGCATCACTTACGGTCCCTCGTTGATCTTACTGGCCTACTTTTGGATACTACCGGAGAGCGTGCGCTGGCTGCTCAGTCAGGGGAAGGAGGAGCGGGCCAAAAATATCCTTCGGCGAGCCGCCCATGTGAACAAGCGCGAACTGCCGGAGAGCGTGTTGGACAAGCTTGTTCTGGCAAATCGGGACAAATTGCAGGAGTCATCGGAAAGCCGTTTCCCAATACGCGAAGCTTTCAAGAACTTCAAGTGGCGCATTGCTAACTGCTCCTTCTGTTGGATTGTCCACGTGCTGGTCTACTACGGATTAAGCCTTAATGTTGTGCTGTTGGATGGAGACAAGTACAATAACTTCGCTTACATCGCCCTGGTTGAGATTCCCGGGTTCTTTATGCCTCTTCTCATCATGGACCGCTTCGGCCGGCGGTACTCTCTCTGCGGGCTGATGTTGACCAGCGGTCTTTGCTGCATCGGGACCATCTTTACTGGCCCGGACCAGCCGGTGCTTCAATTGGTGCTATTTCTTGTTGGCAAACTGACTATCACTGCCAGCTTTCAGGTGCTCTATTTCTTCGCCTCAGAGATTTATCCCACGAATCTGAGGAACAGCCTGCTTAGCTTCTGCTCTATGATGGGCAGGTTTGGTTCCATGCTGGCCCCACAAACGCCTCTTTTGGTAGGTGCTCAATGTTATTTGGAACTCCGCTTGTATCTAAGTGtttcattttcctttctcCACAGGCCAAGTATTACGCCAATGCTCCTGCCATGCTCTTTGCCGGCGCCGCCATCGTGAGCGGTTTGCTCACTCTGTTTTTCCCAGAGACCACCAACGTTGTTTTGCCTACAACAGTGCAGGAAGCGGACGCCATAGGCGTCAAGAAGCACTCGAAGAGCAAGGATCTCGATCTAGTCGTCACGTCATCTCAGGCGcaataattttaaagtaatCCTATTTTAAGGCAGTCTGCAATAACCCATTTCTCTGCAAATGTGTTACAACTCTAAGAATTAACCATACTACacaaatacaatatttagtaTTTACAGAGCACTGTGTTTTATTAATCAACGGAAGGATAATGGTAATGATCAACATTATAACTTAAGCCTAAacttggaaaaataaaaccaaaaagaaatatGAGTTTCATTACTCGATttgaaacaaaatttacaGAACGCAAAAAATTAAGGATAACTATTCAATCGAGAGTGTATAACTTAAAATAACTCAAAATTACAAACAGCAGCCCAACAAAAACCCACTCAATTTGCTGTCCAGAGCCTAATTGAGATTTTAATAGCTAGGATATGTGCACGCAACGAATTATAATTGTTTGGCACGCTTTCATTGTTTTTGATTCAGCGTTGAATATGAAAATGTTTAtcttaaaaactaaatttgtCTTGTACTTATATAGATTTGAACACTTAAAGCGGTGTAATGGTTTCTTTAATTGCTTTGGCTGAAAAACTGTGCAATTGTCTTTGATCCACTTGAAGATGCTGAAATGGTGGAATTCAGTTTCTTCTGAGATTGTTTCTTTGGCTGAGCTGGAGATGTTTTTTCCTTGCTTAGCGCCGCGTTTCGAGTTCGCAGATCCTGTTGGTTAAGTTTGCGCTGAAGGTTTTTGGCTACGTGGTAGTCTAAGTGTTCCGGCATGTCCACACTTTTGATGAAAGCCTTACACTCGGTGCACTGCTGCATATGTGGATCACTAGATGCTTGCTCCTGAGTTGGTTTGGCGCTAAAAAACTTAGTTATGCTGTTAGTCAATGGTGCCGTATTGTTGGAAATGCTACCAGAACCAGCCGTCTTCTTGCTTTTTTTCAGTGGCGTCGGTTTAAGAGATACCTTTTTTAGGCTCTGCATCCTCTCTTCTCGCTCGTTGCTTCTCAGCGTTCGGCTCAGTTCCTGGGCGAAGTGATGGTCTCTATGCGTTTGTAGGGACTTAGCTTCGTCGGGAATGTTCGCTCCGCACTGATCGCATTTAATAGTAGGCAAAAGATCGGTGCGAAGGTTGGGTACTGCAAACTCAACGTAACTTTCCTTGTAATTACTTCCAGAATTTTCGATCTCATCGAACTTTCTTTTCGACGTTGAAGGCTTCAATTCGTCTTCAGTGAGCGGAAGAAGCTCAAGTTGAGCGGAGTGCTTTATACCAGTTTTAGTGCATACTTCATTCCCTGTTGAATCATTCAAGGTGTTTTGATTCTTTTTTTGCACGACATCCAGTGGCAGTCCTTCAGATTTAGACATTTGGATATCACTAGTTGTGTCCGTCTCCTCCTCAGTGTCTTCATCAAAATCTTTCGAGTTGCCAGCCTCAATGGCGTCCAATTCCTCAGCCAGCCCCTGCACATCTAAGGAGTCCTCCCCCGATATCGAAGACCCTTGGttgcttttttgttgttttaggTACTGTGAAAAAAAGCTTTTCTTAAACTCCGGTGGTGTTGATGTAAGAACAGTTTCTTCGTCGACAGCTTCAGTCCTTGCGGTCACATGAAGCTTCTGCTTATAATCCTCtttaaaactgttttttgAAGTAGCTTCCGCAGGTGCAGCAGCCTGGGGATCCACAGAAAAACCATCTGGTTTCGCATCCTCTTTCTTGGCCCCTTGCAAATAGTTAGCAAAAAAGCTCTTCATCTTAAATTCCTCCGTTTGCTTCGGCTTCTTTTCCATATGAACTTTAGGCGGTTGCACTGGCTCCTCTGCGCTGATCCTTCTTTTTTTGGCTGCCTGGTTGGCAAACATCTCCTGCAGCTTGTTTTGCGCACTAGAGACGGTTTCGAACTTGCCAACACTAATGCCAAGGAACTTGATAGCATTGTTTAGGGCAGACTCGCTGCCAGGACGTAGAAacgtttttgtgtttgcccTGATTAGGTCTAGAGAAAACCTAACGATGGACTCCTGGTCGTAATCTTTAAGAGCTGTTGAGCGGGAACTGGCCACCTCCTCGCCGTCAATGTCCTGCACATATTGCACCACCATCTGTTTGGCCCTGCGATTGTTCTCAATAAAGTCCTTTTCAAGGCGGTCATTGATC
This portion of the Drosophila santomea strain STO CAGO 1482 chromosome 3L, Prin_Dsan_1.1, whole genome shotgun sequence genome encodes:
- the LOC120450463 gene encoding organic cation transporter protein; the encoded protein is MAASETPPADPAVEVSPPLKNSEDVTLDAILKHLGQFGRFQLIIFVLICIPMMFHAMFSVTYVFTAATVTHRCSVEECDLPGSNYYEPYTDWSIPKNGKDLDSCNRYINSELPHWNYSVDICTPDHFTKNTEACAHNKFVFRDDEVTISNDFGIFCNDEWKLSMVGTINNLGQFFGIPIGGFVADRYGRSFSIALGGILGAVLGIIRSFSPSYGWFLVFEFLDNMTSSTLYSTCFVIGIELVGPKRRVLACSVITVFYAVGEVLLAMSAKVFHDWRMLLRITYGPSLILLAYFWILPESVRWLLSQGKEERAKNILRRAAHVNKRELPESVLDKLVLANRDKLQESSESRFPIREAFKNFKWRIANCSFCWIVHVLVYYGLSLNVVLLDGDKYNNFAYIALVEIPGFFMPLLIMDRFGRRYSLCGLMLTSGLCCIGTIFTGPDQPVLQLVLFLVGKLTITASFQVLYFFASEIYPTNLRNSLLSFCSMMGRFGSMLAPQTPLLAKYYANAPAMLFAGAAIVSGLLTLFFPETTNVVLPTTVQEADAIGVKKHSKSKDLDLVVTSSQAQ
- the LOC120450461 gene encoding DNApol-eta, whose product is MASARIHVSMQSKYDRVVLLVDMDCFFCQVEEKQHPEYRNRPLAVVQYNPWRGGGIIAVNYAARAKGVTRHMRGDEAKDLCPEIVLCQVPNIREKADTSKYRDAGKEVANVLQRFTKLLERASVDEAYLDITETVNHRMQQMQSGAFALQPQELVNTFAVGYPNIGDFVNKITNRFANPYMDDERFQMSYDQNDLPAVRQSDIRLLIGASVAGEVRAAVKKETGYECSAGIAHNKILAKLAAGMNKPNKQTILPLAETASFFDSLPVGKIKGLGGKFGEVVCETLGIKFMGQVVKFTEVELQRKFDEKNGTWLFNISRGIDMEAVTPRFYSKSIGCCKKFPGRNNITGLKTLQHWLGELSSEINDRLEKDFIENNRRAKQMVVQYVQDIDGEEVASSRSTALKDYDQESIVRFSLDLIRANTKTFLRPGSESALNNAIKFLGISVGKFETVSSAQNKLQEMFANQAAKKRRISAEEPVQPPKVHMEKKPKQTEEFKMKSFFANYLQGAKKEDAKPDGFSVDPQAAAPAEATSKNSFKEDYKQKLHVTARTEAVDEETVLTSTPPEFKKSFFSQYLKQQKSNQGSSISGEDSLDVQGLAEELDAIEAGNSKDFDEDTEEETDTTSDIQMSKSEGLPLDVVQKKNQNTLNDSTGNEVCTKTGIKHSAQLELLPLTEDELKPSTSKRKFDEIENSGSNYKESYVEFAVPNLRTDLLPTIKCDQCGANIPDEAKSLQTHRDHHFAQELSRTLRSNEREERMQSLKKVSLKPTPLKKSKKTAGSGSISNNTAPLTNSITKFFSAKPTQEQASSDPHMQQCTECKAFIKSVDMPEHLDYHVAKNLQRKLNQQDLRTRNAALSKEKTSPAQPKKQSQKKLNSTISASSSGSKTIAQFFSQSN